From a region of the Candidatus Peregrinibacteria bacterium genome:
- the typA gene encoding translational GTPase TypA has product MDIYNVAIVAHVDHGKTTLVDALLKASESFDVHRGIEERAMDSNDQEKERGITIYAKNAAITYKGHKLNIVDTPGHADFGSEVERVLRTVDAVILVVDAFEGPMPQTKFVLKKSLELGHKVLVVINKIDKPMARPDEVVDLTFDLFATLGATDAQLDFPYIYAIAKQGIALKKLDDERKDITPLIDFILENVKPAESNIDATFRMQPVTLKYDNFLGRIAIGRVYEGVLKVNEQITIIKADGSKYTGRASKLFAFEGMEKYEIEEAIAGDMIAIAGLPEIYVGETITTDPNAEPLPAIKVDPPSLAIEFMVNDSPFAGREGKFVTSRHIKDRLEKELETNVGLQIEPVANSDAIKVYGRGEMHIAVLIESMRREGFELQISQPEVIMQEIDGQRCEPIEMAVINVPDAMAGAVIEALSKRRGIMQNMKSENGNTMLEFEVPTRGLLGFRGVFLLITRGEGTLYHSFDRFAPHMGVIEKRQVGSMISGETGPTMAYSLWKLQERGPLFVGPATQIYEGMVIGEHNQGTDLVVNALKNKKLTNVRSSGADEALNLTPINPMTLEKAIEYIKDDEYVEITPQSIRLRKRFLKEHERKKSGK; this is encoded by the coding sequence ATGGATATATATAATGTTGCAATTGTGGCCCATGTGGATCACGGGAAAACGACTCTAGTAGATGCGTTGCTAAAAGCTAGTGAGAGTTTTGATGTTCACAGAGGTATTGAAGAGAGGGCGATGGATAGTAACGATCAAGAAAAAGAGCGTGGAATCACGATTTATGCGAAAAATGCAGCAATTACATACAAAGGACATAAATTAAATATCGTAGATACTCCCGGCCATGCGGATTTCGGTTCAGAAGTAGAACGTGTTCTGCGAACTGTAGATGCGGTGATATTGGTTGTAGATGCTTTTGAAGGACCTATGCCACAAACCAAGTTTGTACTCAAGAAGTCTCTTGAGCTTGGCCACAAAGTTCTAGTTGTTATAAACAAAATCGACAAACCAATGGCTCGCCCGGATGAAGTTGTAGACCTAACATTTGATCTATTTGCAACACTCGGTGCTACAGATGCACAGCTGGATTTCCCTTATATATATGCGATCGCAAAACAAGGAATTGCACTCAAAAAACTTGATGATGAACGCAAAGATATAACTCCATTGATTGATTTTATTCTTGAAAACGTAAAACCGGCAGAATCTAATATAGATGCGACTTTCCGTATGCAGCCGGTAACTTTGAAATACGATAACTTCCTAGGAAGAATCGCAATCGGACGTGTGTACGAAGGAGTCCTAAAAGTGAACGAACAAATTACAATTATAAAAGCAGATGGTTCAAAATACACAGGCCGAGCTTCAAAACTTTTTGCATTCGAAGGAATGGAAAAATACGAAATCGAAGAAGCGATAGCTGGGGATATGATAGCAATTGCCGGACTTCCTGAGATTTATGTAGGAGAAACAATCACAACAGACCCGAACGCAGAGCCACTTCCGGCGATCAAAGTTGATCCACCATCCCTAGCAATTGAATTCATGGTAAATGATTCTCCTTTCGCAGGCAGAGAAGGTAAATTTGTGACTAGCAGACATATCAAAGATCGTCTCGAAAAAGAACTCGAAACAAACGTAGGTTTACAGATCGAACCTGTAGCAAATAGCGATGCTATCAAAGTATATGGTCGTGGAGAGATGCATATTGCAGTATTGATTGAATCTATGAGACGTGAAGGTTTTGAGCTACAAATTTCTCAGCCGGAAGTAATCATGCAAGAAATTGACGGACAAAGATGCGAACCTATAGAAATGGCAGTTATCAATGTGCCGGATGCTATGGCAGGTGCTGTTATAGAAGCTCTCAGCAAAAGAAGAGGGATTATGCAAAACATGAAATCAGAAAATGGAAATACGATGCTCGAATTCGAAGTCCCAACACGTGGACTTCTCGGGTTCCGCGGAGTTTTCCTACTTATCACAAGAGGTGAGGGGACTCTTTATCATTCATTTGATCGTTTCGCTCCACACATGGGTGTTATAGAAAAACGCCAAGTCGGTTCTATGATCTCCGGTGAAACAGGCCCAACTATGGCATATTCACTTTGGAAACTCCAAGAACGTGGCCCACTTTTTGTCGGCCCGGCAACTCAAATTTATGAAGGTATGGTTATCGGCGAACATAATCAAGGTACTGACCTGGTCGTAAACGCCCTAAAAAACAAGAAACTCACAAACGTCCGCTCAAGCGGCGCAGACGAAGCTCTCAACCTAACACCTATCAACCCGATGACTCTCGAAAAAGCTATCGAATACATCAAAGACGACGAATACGTTGAAATCACTCCACAAAGCATCAGACTCCGAAAGAGATTCTTAAAGGAACATGAAAGAAAAAAATCAGGTAAGTAA
- a CDS encoding 1-acyl-sn-glycerol-3-phosphate acyltransferase, translating to MIFVNLVFTNMQLSSEPQSSEEGLIKRPPMFEYINWLDVIRRAVGELLEFKEVAKRLERESPNNKEVFRGFERDFFELMSALASDNLGRTITHNEDLPEVDSQKDKIIYICNHPTLTTIWVWSCFMSQNFAYNTFAIGKDDIIKNPIIRYFLGDLMQRTGKGVFIPRGKGDREASSQIIRTLAKEALTEGSSGIIFPDAHRPYPSRIKKAQEKWSVRKPDLNIPEWLTETCFPHSGGLWDFGQAAETDVRFFDCTIVEPTVTHAFGGNLHFDVQEISREDLFGETPDLEYFQEKLIELWMRKNQMIREKRTLLT from the coding sequence ATGATATTTGTAAATCTTGTATTTACAAATATGCAGTTATCATCTGAACCGCAATCATCGGAGGAAGGTCTAATCAAGAGACCACCAATGTTTGAATATATAAATTGGCTTGATGTCATAAGACGGGCCGTTGGTGAGTTATTGGAGTTTAAGGAGGTCGCAAAACGTCTTGAAAGGGAATCTCCAAATAACAAAGAAGTCTTCAGGGGATTTGAGCGTGATTTTTTCGAATTGATGAGTGCCCTAGCGTCTGATAACTTAGGTCGAACCATTACACACAATGAAGATCTACCGGAAGTTGATTCACAAAAAGATAAAATTATATATATATGTAACCACCCTACCCTTACAACTATTTGGGTATGGTCATGCTTCATGAGTCAAAATTTTGCATACAATACTTTTGCAATTGGAAAGGATGATATTATAAAAAACCCTATAATCAGATATTTTCTTGGAGACCTTATGCAAAGAACCGGTAAAGGAGTTTTTATCCCAAGGGGAAAAGGTGACAGAGAGGCTTCATCGCAAATAATACGCACCCTAGCGAAAGAGGCTCTGACAGAAGGCAGTAGTGGGATTATATTCCCGGACGCCCATAGGCCATACCCATCTAGAATCAAAAAAGCTCAAGAGAAATGGAGTGTAAGGAAACCTGATCTTAATATACCGGAGTGGCTGACCGAAACATGCTTTCCACATAGTGGTGGTCTTTGGGATTTCGGACAAGCCGCAGAAACTGATGTAAGATTCTTTGATTGTACAATTGTCGAACCTACTGTTACTCATGCGTTCGGAGGGAATTTACATTTCGATGTACAAGAAATCAGCAGAGAAGATCTGTTTGGAGAAACTCCTGATCTAGAATATTTTCAAGAAAAACTCATTGAATTATGGATGAGGAAAAATCAAATGATTCGTGAAAAGCGAACTTTACTTACCTGA
- a CDS encoding HAD family phosphatase, with protein MKKKSFKALLFDADGTMYDSTMLHQKAYEKVCKELYDFDFSKQLYFDECVVEYKRPDQVLREQGIACNENELYRKKHEYYDTIARKELDATPGLVMLLQQAKAHEVPCVIVSGASHHTLENSLSILGLRDFFQFCIGYEDTVEFQKPHPYPYKKALKQLGITAEYGVAFEDTETGITSAKGAGLFCVAIKNNTNTREQLNKADLIISSYDELERTFDNQMMILGTQT; from the coding sequence ATGAAAAAGAAATCTTTCAAAGCACTGCTCTTTGATGCCGATGGAACCATGTATGACAGTACAATGTTGCATCAAAAGGCGTATGAGAAAGTGTGCAAGGAACTATACGATTTTGATTTTTCAAAACAGCTGTATTTCGATGAATGCGTCGTTGAGTATAAGAGGCCGGATCAGGTTTTGAGAGAACAAGGTATTGCCTGCAATGAGAATGAGTTGTATAGAAAAAAACACGAATACTATGATACGATTGCGCGAAAGGAACTGGATGCCACACCCGGACTGGTCATGCTCTTACAACAGGCGAAAGCTCATGAAGTGCCATGCGTCATCGTCAGCGGGGCGTCACATCATACGCTTGAAAATTCATTGTCGATTCTCGGTCTGAGAGATTTTTTCCAATTTTGCATCGGTTACGAAGACACCGTGGAATTTCAAAAACCGCACCCCTACCCTTATAAAAAAGCACTCAAACAACTTGGTATAACCGCAGAATATGGCGTGGCATTTGAAGATACTGAAACCGGCATCACTTCCGCAAAGGGTGCGGGGCTTTTTTGTGTCGCAATTAAAAACAACACAAATACAAGGGAGCAGTTGAATAAAGCAGATCTGATTATTTCAAGTTATGATGAATTAGAACGCACGTTCGATAATCAAATGATGATTCTAGGCACTCAAACATAA